In Flavobacterium cerinum, one genomic interval encodes:
- a CDS encoding PH domain-containing protein produces MRVYKSKIDSGLVLLLVASLLGPSLVFLMKREWAGVLILLATIAFIFYLFLQTKYIVTNTMLQVKSGFLVNKKIAIQEIISIAKTDSIMSAPANSIMDRIEVRYKPNKSVIISPKEKQAFVEQLLAINPDIKITL; encoded by the coding sequence ATGAGAGTTTATAAATCTAAAATAGATAGCGGTCTAGTGCTGTTACTCGTAGCCTCTCTTTTGGGTCCGAGTTTAGTATTTCTTATGAAAAGAGAGTGGGCTGGTGTGCTGATATTATTGGCTACAATTGCCTTTATCTTTTATCTGTTTCTTCAAACGAAATACATTGTTACCAATACTATGCTACAAGTAAAATCCGGTTTTTTGGTAAACAAAAAGATAGCAATTCAGGAAATCATATCGATTGCTAAAACCGATAGTATAATGAGTGCTCCGGCCAATTCAATTATGGATAGGATAGAAGTCCGATATAAGCCGAATAAGAGTGTGATTATTTCTCCAAAAGAAAAACAGGCCTTCGTTGAGCAACTATTAGCGATCAACCCGGATATAAAGATTACATTGTAA
- a CDS encoding 7-carboxy-7-deazaguanine synthase QueE, with protein MLKKEIQLAVEKGEMLPLMEEFYTIQGEGYYTGTAAYFIRIGGCDVGCHWCDVKESWNAELHPPTETDRIVDNAKKYAETVVITGGEPLSWNMEPLTSKLKAKNLRVHIETSGAYPLSGIWDWICLSPKKTKLPTETVYDAAHELKVIIHNKHDFLFAEEQAAKVNDKAILFLQPEWSKKEEMTPLIVDYVMNNPKWRVSLQTHKYLNIP; from the coding sequence ATGCTTAAAAAAGAAATTCAATTAGCGGTAGAAAAAGGCGAAATGTTGCCTTTAATGGAGGAATTTTACACCATTCAGGGTGAAGGATATTATACCGGAACAGCGGCTTATTTTATCCGTATAGGAGGGTGTGATGTAGGTTGCCATTGGTGCGATGTAAAAGAAAGCTGGAATGCAGAATTGCATCCGCCTACAGAAACAGATCGTATTGTTGATAATGCTAAAAAATATGCAGAAACGGTTGTAATTACAGGAGGAGAACCATTGTCCTGGAATATGGAACCGCTTACGTCTAAATTAAAAGCGAAGAATTTAAGAGTGCATATCGAAACATCCGGTGCATATCCGTTATCCGGAATCTGGGATTGGATTTGTTTGTCTCCCAAAAAGACAAAATTGCCTACGGAAACGGTTTATGATGCAGCACACGAACTAAAAGTAATCATACACAATAAACACGATTTTTTGTTCGCCGAAGAACAAGCGGCAAAGGTTAACGATAAAGCCATATTGTTCTTGCAACCGGAATGGAGTAAAAAAGAAGAAATGACACCGTTAATCGTGGATTATGTGATGAATAATCCAAAATGGAGAGTTTCATTACAGACTCATAAATATTTGAATATTCCATAA
- a CDS encoding class I SAM-dependent methyltransferase: protein MKDLIGKAILDYQTNNAPEDIITETSLTEADSMSVAYLFRDYSEMPKIEQKALQMAKGKILDVGCGAGSHSLYLQQKGLDVTAIDISEHAVEACKLRGLQNVSVQDVMTLSEATQYDTILLLMNGTGLAGKLNRIAAFLQKLKALLTPGGQILIDSSDIIYMFDEDEDGGKWIPSNVDYYGELIFNVRYKGEQEDPFDWVYIDYNTLQNAAHANGLQCELLIEGEHYDYLARLTHLKL from the coding sequence ATGAAAGACCTGATTGGAAAAGCGATACTGGATTACCAGACGAACAACGCTCCTGAAGATATTATAACAGAAACTTCGCTAACCGAAGCCGATAGTATGTCTGTAGCCTATTTGTTCCGGGATTATTCGGAAATGCCAAAAATAGAACAAAAGGCACTGCAAATGGCAAAAGGAAAAATTCTTGATGTGGGTTGCGGAGCCGGTAGTCATAGCTTATATCTTCAACAAAAAGGATTGGACGTTACGGCAATTGACATTTCTGAACATGCCGTAGAAGCTTGTAAACTAAGAGGTCTTCAAAATGTATCGGTTCAGGATGTAATGACTTTGTCTGAGGCGACACAATACGATACGATTTTATTATTAATGAACGGTACCGGATTGGCCGGAAAGTTAAACCGGATTGCCGCTTTTCTTCAAAAATTAAAAGCACTCTTAACACCGGGCGGTCAGATTCTGATTGATAGTTCCGATATTATTTATATGTTTGACGAGGATGAAGACGGCGGTAAATGGATTCCTTCTAATGTGGATTATTACGGGGAATTGATTTTTAATGTTCGCTATAAAGGAGAACAAGAAGATCCTTTTGACTGGGTTTACATCGATTACAACACACTTCAGAATGCAGCTCACGCTAACGGATTACAATGCGAACTGCTGATTGAAGGCGAACATTACGATTACCTGGCCCGACTGACACATCTTAAATTATAA
- a CDS encoding SusC/RagA family TonB-linked outer membrane protein, with the protein MKRLIFLMTLFLSLAGYAQESRTVTGKVIDSQDKLPMPGVSVYVENKSIATKTGQSGIIESTGVGTVTDMDGNFKLEITKDVKSLRVSFIGYESYLIDLTSQNHYNVSLKSDLNQLQEVVVTGYQKIEKRKLTSALTKVDMEDIHQAGVASVDQLLVGQVAGVAVAPGNGAPGGAAKIRIRGTASLSGPQDPLWVLDGLPLEGNDVPKFNDKDNIDQLNNFSIAGLNPDDIKDITILKDAAATAIYGARAANGVIVITTKKGRKGRMAVNFTANTFITQKPDFSKLNLMDANQKVDFELGLASRPELTYRDDKGEISRILNTSGELGAYRAGGFSALLPSTQQAINALRANQTNWGDLLYRTAVNQQYGLSLSGGGEKSDYYFSLGYYDEKGATIGTGFERYNITLKNNYEISDKLKVGVGLFGTQSKNSSYISDTDAFTNPANYSRNANPYLSPLDANGNYVYDKDIQGYSDRYVPFNFLEERNNTSYELKTRALKAIFDLEYKVTDDLKLTSQIGLQMDNSDTEKYAGKETYFSRKEREKSRRFKNGNYYYFLPDGGIVQNWDTDFFQYNIKTQLTYNKTFGEKHELDLLVGNELRRTYNTSIYSRGFGYDRKTGTTGQILFPDQETANSTEYRTYNRTHNENAFASFYATASYTYDRKYTVFGSVRYDGSDLFGVDPKYKYLPLWSISGSWLASEEEFLKDNVPTISNLRFRGSYGLQGNIDKNTSPFVVGNYGNVSILPGQTEPTIVVTSPPNSKLRWEKTENVNFGFDLGVLKNRISMAVDMYGRKSTDLLGVRALPLENGFEYTNMNWAQVTNKGYEISLTTRNIDNKDFKWTTNFNLAHNKSNIDRIEVRANSYLPSGEGYPVNAVFALRTAGIDANGYPQFLNNNGEVVSAVDFFQLYDPYADIIPGELSQSRLTENADKFRSLFTYMGDRDPKFTGGFINTFKIKNFDLTVSTAFNLKQTVVKTPPYNGTQVDRGQNFTTDILNAWSPTNTGSNLPGIVGKGDPFTDNSWMAYQWFANGTPINTYSLLDTWVDEMSYLRISSIRLGYSLPKTVTDKMNIQNVRFSVEGRNLFVISSDFKGYFDPETFGNIYAQPIPRSVTLGLNVTF; encoded by the coding sequence ATGAAAAGATTAATTTTTTTAATGACACTCTTCCTCTCCCTGGCGGGATATGCCCAGGAAAGCAGGACGGTTACCGGTAAGGTAATCGATTCTCAGGATAAGTTGCCGATGCCCGGGGTTTCGGTTTATGTTGAGAATAAATCAATAGCGACCAAAACAGGTCAAAGCGGAATAATAGAAAGTACCGGTGTAGGTACTGTAACTGATATGGATGGTAATTTCAAACTGGAAATCACCAAAGATGTAAAAAGCCTTCGGGTTAGCTTTATAGGCTATGAATCGTATCTGATTGATCTGACCTCACAAAACCACTATAATGTGAGTCTAAAGTCTGATTTAAATCAATTGCAGGAAGTAGTTGTAACCGGGTATCAGAAAATCGAGAAACGTAAACTTACTTCTGCTTTGACAAAAGTAGATATGGAAGACATCCACCAGGCCGGTGTTGCCAGTGTAGACCAGCTTTTAGTGGGTCAGGTAGCCGGTGTCGCTGTAGCGCCGGGCAATGGTGCTCCCGGTGGAGCGGCTAAAATCCGAATCAGAGGAACGGCTTCACTATCCGGCCCTCAAGATCCGTTATGGGTTTTAGACGGACTTCCGTTGGAAGGAAACGATGTACCGAAATTTAATGACAAAGACAATATTGATCAACTAAATAATTTTTCAATTGCCGGATTAAATCCGGATGACATTAAGGATATAACTATTCTGAAAGATGCCGCTGCTACTGCTATATACGGGGCTCGTGCTGCTAACGGAGTAATTGTGATCACTACGAAAAAAGGAAGAAAAGGACGTATGGCAGTTAATTTTACAGCCAATACATTCATAACGCAAAAACCTGATTTTTCGAAATTAAATCTGATGGATGCCAATCAAAAAGTAGATTTTGAACTTGGTTTGGCCAGCCGTCCGGAGTTAACCTATCGTGATGACAAAGGGGAGATTTCCCGTATATTAAACACTAGCGGAGAATTGGGCGCTTATCGTGCCGGTGGTTTTTCGGCTTTGCTGCCATCAACACAACAAGCGATAAATGCTTTACGTGCGAATCAAACCAATTGGGGTGACTTATTATATCGTACTGCGGTTAACCAGCAATACGGTTTAAGTCTATCCGGTGGTGGTGAAAAATCGGATTATTATTTTTCATTGGGTTATTATGACGAAAAAGGTGCGACTATCGGAACCGGTTTTGAACGTTATAATATCACCTTAAAAAATAATTACGAAATATCGGATAAACTTAAGGTAGGTGTAGGCCTTTTCGGAACACAGAGTAAGAATTCTTCTTATATCTCCGATACAGATGCCTTTACCAATCCGGCGAATTATTCGAGAAATGCCAATCCGTATTTATCGCCTTTAGATGCAAACGGAAATTATGTTTACGATAAAGACATTCAGGGGTATTCTGATCGTTATGTTCCGTTTAACTTTCTGGAAGAACGTAACAATACGTCATATGAATTAAAAACAAGAGCGTTAAAAGCTATTTTTGATCTGGAATATAAGGTAACGGATGATTTAAAGTTAACCTCACAGATCGGTTTACAGATGGACAACTCTGACACGGAAAAATATGCCGGTAAGGAAACCTATTTCTCCCGTAAGGAAAGAGAAAAAAGCCGACGATTCAAAAACGGAAATTATTACTATTTCTTACCGGATGGTGGAATCGTTCAGAATTGGGATACGGATTTTTTCCAGTATAACATCAAAACACAGTTGACTTATAATAAAACATTCGGTGAAAAACACGAATTGGATTTATTAGTTGGTAATGAGTTAAGAAGAACATACAATACGAGTATCTATTCCAGAGGTTTCGGTTATGATCGTAAAACCGGTACTACAGGGCAAATCCTATTCCCGGATCAGGAAACGGCTAACAGTACCGAATACAGAACGTATAACAGAACGCATAATGAGAATGCTTTCGCATCGTTTTATGCAACGGCTTCTTATACTTATGACCGAAAATATACGGTTTTTGGTAGTGTGCGTTATGATGGTTCCGATTTATTCGGTGTCGATCCGAAATATAAATATTTACCGTTATGGTCAATCTCCGGATCCTGGTTAGCTTCAGAAGAAGAATTTCTGAAAGACAATGTACCAACGATAAGCAATTTGAGATTTAGAGGTTCTTATGGTTTACAAGGGAATATCGATAAAAACACATCGCCGTTCGTAGTTGGAAACTATGGTAACGTAAGTATCTTACCGGGACAAACGGAACCGACAATTGTTGTAACCAGTCCGCCAAACAGTAAATTGCGTTGGGAGAAAACAGAAAACGTAAACTTTGGTTTTGATTTAGGTGTATTGAAAAACAGAATTAGTATGGCTGTCGATATGTACGGTCGTAAAAGTACTGATTTGTTAGGTGTTCGTGCTTTACCGCTTGAAAACGGTTTTGAGTACACGAATATGAACTGGGCTCAGGTTACAAATAAAGGATATGAAATTTCATTAACCACAAGAAACATTGATAACAAAGATTTCAAATGGACAACGAATTTCAATTTAGCGCATAACAAGAGTAATATAGACCGTATTGAAGTACGTGCTAATAGTTATTTGCCATCAGGTGAAGGTTATCCGGTTAATGCTGTTTTTGCATTAAGAACAGCCGGAATCGATGCCAACGGATACCCGCAGTTTTTAAACAATAACGGTGAGGTAGTAAGTGCAGTGGATTTCTTCCAGTTGTACGATCCGTATGCCGATATCATCCCGGGTGAATTATCACAATCCCGTTTAACGGAGAATGCAGATAAGTTCAGAAGCTTGTTTACTTATATGGGAGACAGAGATCCTAAGTTTACCGGAGGTTTTATCAATACTTTTAAAATAAAGAATTTTGATTTGACTGTTTCCACTGCTTTCAACTTAAAGCAAACTGTTGTTAAGACACCACCTTACAACGGAACGCAAGTTGACAGAGGACAAAACTTTACTACGGATATTCTGAATGCCTGGTCTCCTACCAACACCGGTTCGAATTTACCGGGTATCGTAGGAAAAGGCGATCCGTTTACGGATAATTCATGGATGGCTTACCAATGGTTTGCTAACGGAACACCAATCAACACGTATTCTTTATTGGATACCTGGGTAGATGAAATGAGTTATTTGAGAATAAGCAGTATCCGTTTAGGGTACTCATTACCGAAAACAGTTACGGATAAAATGAATATCCAAAATGTACGATTCAGCGTGGAAGGCAGAAACCTTTTTGTAATCAGTTCTGATTTTAAAGGTTATTTTGATCCGGAAACTTTTGGGAACATCTATGCACAACCAATTCCCAGATCGGTAACATTAGGGTTAAATGTAACTTTTTAA
- a CDS encoding PstS family phosphate ABC transporter substrate-binding protein — translation MKKNIFRISLLLGIALLAIQIGCKKAEKNTESEEETPVSGKATVLVEETIFPVIDDEAILFENEYDRAKLTLEKKTETAILQSVYSEKSQIVVMPRTLDSLELQNFKSKQIIPRITEIGTDALAFIVNYKQADSTITTEEIMDVMLGKKSTKIKSLVFDNANSSTVRTLKDFAKVKELPKEGVSSLNSNEELLNYIASNTDVVGVIGVNWLLQTPRELQNAVINVKVLGVNNNKLKNNKFFKPTQSNIATGDYPFTRKMYVLNFQGTTGLGMGFASFVAGQKGQRIMLKSGLVPAIMPTREIQVRN, via the coding sequence ATGAAAAAGAACATTTTTAGAATAAGTTTACTTTTGGGAATTGCATTACTGGCGATTCAGATAGGTTGTAAAAAAGCAGAAAAGAACACCGAAAGTGAAGAAGAAACACCGGTTTCCGGTAAAGCAACCGTTTTGGTGGAAGAAACTATTTTTCCTGTCATTGATGATGAAGCGATACTATTTGAAAACGAATACGATCGGGCTAAACTAACATTGGAGAAAAAAACAGAAACAGCGATTTTGCAATCGGTTTACAGTGAAAAATCTCAGATAGTAGTGATGCCAAGAACATTGGATTCGTTGGAATTACAAAACTTCAAAAGCAAACAGATCATTCCGCGTATCACTGAAATCGGTACTGATGCATTGGCGTTTATTGTTAATTATAAACAAGCCGATTCAACTATCACCACTGAGGAAATCATGGATGTGATGTTGGGGAAAAAGTCTACAAAAATTAAAAGCCTGGTATTTGATAATGCAAATTCGAGTACAGTTAGAACCTTAAAAGACTTCGCTAAAGTTAAAGAATTGCCTAAAGAAGGCGTTTCTTCGCTTAATTCCAATGAAGAATTACTAAATTACATCGCATCTAATACAGATGTTGTAGGCGTAATTGGAGTAAACTGGCTGTTACAAACACCACGTGAACTGCAAAATGCGGTTATAAATGTTAAAGTTTTAGGGGTTAATAACAATAAACTGAAGAATAATAAGTTCTTTAAACCGACGCAAAGTAACATTGCTACAGGAGATTACCCGTTTACCCGAAAAATGTATGTGTTAAATTTTCAGGGAACAACCGGTTTAGGCATGGGGTTTGCCTCTTTTGTAGCTGGACAGAAAGGTCAGCGAATTATGTTGAAATCAGGATTGGTACCGGCAATTATGCCGACAAGAGAAATCCAGGTGCGTAATTAA
- a CDS encoding LytR/AlgR family response regulator transcription factor, whose amino-acid sequence MKIAIVEDERLASGYLKSILERQEILTITDITILQSVKEAITFFKAHAVDLVFMDIHLGDGKSLDIFEAISITSPIIFVTAYDSYAIQVFKHFTIDYLLKPFEEEELLEALTKYKKIKSAFNINQTVQSLATIDDKGINNYQRRFLVNHGYRFISINDSDISSFMGSGKHLFIFTENGNSFLYDDTIKDIITKLDPEFFFKVNRKYILHRSAIKEVIRHSSQKVEIVIDSTIKESAPIFVSKSEINTFKKWLDQ is encoded by the coding sequence ATGAAAATTGCTATTGTAGAGGATGAACGCCTTGCTTCCGGTTATCTAAAGTCAATTTTAGAGCGACAGGAGATCCTTACGATAACCGACATTACCATTTTACAATCTGTAAAAGAGGCTATTACTTTTTTTAAAGCACATGCTGTAGACCTTGTGTTTATGGATATTCACCTGGGAGACGGAAAGAGTCTTGACATTTTTGAAGCGATTTCTATAACCAGTCCGATTATCTTTGTAACGGCTTATGACTCCTATGCCATTCAGGTTTTTAAGCATTTTACGATTGATTACCTTCTAAAACCTTTTGAAGAAGAAGAGTTATTGGAAGCTTTAACAAAGTACAAAAAAATCAAAAGTGCTTTTAATATCAACCAGACGGTACAATCATTAGCCACAATCGACGATAAAGGCATTAACAATTACCAAAGGCGTTTTTTGGTGAATCACGGTTATCGCTTTATTTCAATTAATGATTCGGACATCAGTTCTTTTATGGGATCCGGAAAACATTTATTTATTTTCACCGAAAACGGAAACAGCTTTTTGTATGACGATACCATTAAAGACATTATCACGAAACTGGATCCGGAGTTTTTCTTTAAAGTAAATCGGAAATATATCTTACACCGTTCAGCAATTAAAGAAGTTATTCGTCATTCAAGTCAAAAAGTAGAGATTGTAATTGACAGTACTATAAAGGAATCCGCTCCGATTTTTGTCAGCAAAAGCGAAATCAATACTTTTAAAAAGTGGTTAGACCAATAG
- a CDS encoding RagB/SusD family nutrient uptake outer membrane protein, which produces MKKLSKYIVLAVAAIGMTSCDDYLDIQPEGKVIPETLQDFRAVMTRGYGVYPQHKSLTTLRGDELTLNEFDDQLTYIKDIYIWKDANPDPATTSFQWAQLYNTVFYTNVVINDGGSKIPASEEKNQLLGEAHALRALTYFDLVNLFGKPYNAATSGSDRGVPLALEVDLEQNFVPESVANVYNQILFDIDQAKGLLNQSSQATGFNYRFSKAAIYALEARVRLYRNEWQNALDAANTALTYKNQLVDLNTTASLPNKYNSVESVMALEDVFINSLKSASFASADLIGAYNQSNDLRFPLYFQASGSRYRFLKGGEQEQKCTFRTSELYLIKAEALSKLGSLPEAKTTVLTLAQKRYTPTGYTQLETQVNAMAADDFTAFLFEERRRELAVEGHRWFDLRRANQKQIIHQLDGENYTLSQNDPRYTLPYPKNAQLNNPNL; this is translated from the coding sequence ATGAAAAAACTATCAAAATATATCGTTCTGGCTGTAGCTGCAATCGGAATGACAAGCTGTGATGACTATCTGGACATTCAGCCGGAAGGGAAAGTAATACCGGAAACGTTACAGGATTTCAGAGCCGTAATGACGCGTGGTTATGGTGTATATCCGCAACATAAATCATTGACGACATTGCGTGGTGATGAATTGACTTTAAATGAGTTTGACGATCAGCTGACTTACATCAAAGATATTTATATCTGGAAAGATGCCAATCCTGATCCGGCCACTACAAGTTTCCAATGGGCACAATTGTATAACACTGTTTTCTATACCAACGTGGTAATTAACGACGGTGGTTCTAAAATACCGGCTTCTGAGGAAAAAAATCAGTTATTGGGAGAAGCTCACGCTTTAAGAGCCCTTACCTATTTTGACCTGGTTAATTTATTCGGTAAACCTTACAATGCCGCAACTTCCGGTTCGGATCGCGGTGTACCGTTAGCTTTAGAAGTGGATCTGGAACAAAATTTTGTACCGGAAAGTGTTGCCAATGTATATAATCAAATTTTATTTGATATTGATCAGGCGAAAGGTCTTTTAAATCAGTCTTCACAGGCTACCGGTTTTAACTATCGTTTTTCAAAAGCAGCAATTTATGCTTTAGAAGCGCGTGTACGTTTGTACCGAAACGAATGGCAAAATGCTTTGGATGCCGCAAATACGGCGTTGACCTATAAAAATCAGTTAGTTGACCTGAACACAACTGCCAGCTTGCCTAACAAATACAATTCGGTAGAATCTGTAATGGCGTTGGAAGATGTATTCATTAACTCGCTAAAAAGTGCTTCTTTTGCCTCTGCTGACCTAATCGGTGCGTATAACCAGTCAAATGATTTGCGTTTCCCACTATACTTTCAGGCATCGGGCAGTCGCTACAGATTCCTTAAAGGTGGTGAGCAGGAGCAAAAATGTACGTTCAGAACATCCGAATTGTATTTAATTAAAGCGGAAGCTCTTTCTAAATTGGGTAGTCTGCCGGAAGCTAAAACTACGGTGTTGACATTGGCACAAAAGCGTTATACTCCAACCGGATATACGCAATTGGAAACACAAGTGAACGCAATGGCTGCTGATGACTTTACCGCTTTCCTTTTTGAAGAAAGAAGACGTGAACTGGCTGTGGAAGGACACAGATGGTTTGATTTAAGAAGAGCCAACCAGAAACAGATCATTCATCAACTTGACGGAGAGAATTACACACTGAGTCAAAATGATCCTAGGTATACCCTACCGTATCCTAAGAATGCGCAGTTAAACAATCCGAATTTATAA
- a CDS encoding YkgJ family cysteine cluster protein produces the protein MDNVIKNLPKLAKDKHNENKKYFDKLKKKPPKNLDYVMQELHDAEFRKTDCLKCANCCKTTGPLFTLADIERIAKHFRQKPQQFIEKYLRIDEDNDYVLQSVPCTFLDHENYCMIYDVRPKACREFPHTDRKKFQQIANLTLKNVAICPAAYNIVEEMKKKLPL, from the coding sequence ATGGACAATGTTATAAAAAATTTGCCTAAGCTTGCCAAAGATAAGCATAACGAAAACAAAAAGTATTTCGATAAGCTGAAAAAGAAGCCGCCTAAAAACCTGGACTATGTTATGCAGGAACTTCATGATGCGGAGTTTCGGAAAACAGATTGCCTGAAATGTGCTAATTGTTGTAAAACAACCGGCCCTTTGTTTACATTGGCAGATATTGAGCGGATTGCGAAACACTTTCGACAGAAACCCCAGCAATTCATCGAAAAGTACCTTCGAATCGATGAGGATAACGATTATGTATTACAAAGTGTTCCGTGTACTTTTCTGGATCATGAGAACTATTGTATGATATATGATGTCCGACCGAAAGCTTGTCGTGAATTTCCGCATACAGATCGGAAAAAGTTTCAGCAAATTGCCAATCTGACCCTGAAAAATGTAGCAATATGTCCGGCTGCGTATAATATCGTAGAAGAGATGAAAAAAAAGTTACCTTTATAA
- a CDS encoding DUF2059 domain-containing protein, with protein MKKIVLTFAFVLAAQIGMAQTNDAFKKDVLKVIEVTGSASQMKIAKDQILKMIPKEKQAAFLVEFDASLPSLYEKIANVYMQEYTHDDVKQILKFYETPVGKKMTEKAGVIAEKNMAASQEWGSSLQGMMMKYMQ; from the coding sequence ATGAAAAAAATAGTTTTAACATTTGCCTTCGTATTAGCTGCGCAAATCGGTATGGCTCAAACAAATGATGCCTTCAAAAAAGATGTGTTAAAGGTGATTGAAGTTACCGGTTCTGCAAGTCAGATGAAGATAGCGAAAGACCAGATCCTGAAAATGATCCCTAAAGAAAAGCAAGCTGCTTTCCTTGTTGAGTTTGATGCTTCTTTGCCGTCTTTATACGAAAAAATTGCAAATGTTTATATGCAAGAGTATACGCATGACGATGTTAAACAAATCTTGAAGTTCTATGAAACTCCTGTAGGGAAAAAAATGACTGAAAAAGCTGGTGTGATCGCTGAGAAAAACATGGCTGCTAGTCAGGAATGGGGATCTTCTTTACAAGGGATGATGATGAAATACATGCAATAA
- a CDS encoding tetratricopeptide repeat protein: MKNVKVFSLLLSVIGTATFAQDLEQAKKAVDAEQYEKAKKILKSLVVSDPNNGRNFFYLGDLYLNEQVTDSAKIFFEKGLAAKDKGAMNYIGLGEINLDNGDGFGAEANFAKAIKDIKKKDTEEFLLIGRAYIKSERPDYKRAVENLKKVLVVDPKSAQAYLSLGDAYYGERNVNEAYSAYRNAYDNDNTLLMAKIKLAAITKNAKAFPEAVKAFNEIVATHPNYGPVYRELAETYYHWGASETSNYNAYVKKALEYYEKYMSLTDYSLESRMRHADFLILAKDYKALEAEAKKMQQLDKVNPRILRYLGYSAYENGNYQESVKALNEFIAKAEAKKIIARDYLHLGLAKIGLSKGADGKYEKVMFDQGVDEINKAVEKDPAIATELNEIGLKLFKEKFYREAGKIFEVAVKNTKSKNYLYDNFYLGYALYFNYDEKTSPKEELAKADVAFTNVIAASPTTQDAQLYKAKVNRTIDTPESKKVMVSAYEQYVKIVKEKGETEKAKNNLIEAYTYVGAYYANNGEKAKAVENLKELLVLEPGNKYATDTLKKL; the protein is encoded by the coding sequence ATGAAGAATGTAAAAGTTTTTAGTTTGTTACTGTCTGTGATTGGTACAGCCACTTTTGCACAGGATTTGGAACAGGCGAAAAAAGCAGTTGATGCAGAGCAGTATGAAAAAGCCAAGAAGATCTTAAAATCTTTAGTAGTGTCGGATCCGAATAACGGTAGAAACTTTTTCTATCTTGGAGATTTGTATCTTAATGAACAAGTAACCGATTCTGCTAAAATCTTCTTTGAAAAAGGTTTGGCTGCCAAAGATAAAGGCGCTATGAACTACATTGGTTTAGGTGAAATTAACTTAGATAATGGTGATGGTTTCGGTGCCGAAGCTAATTTTGCAAAAGCAATTAAAGACATAAAAAAGAAAGATACCGAGGAGTTTTTATTGATCGGTAGAGCTTATATTAAATCGGAAAGACCGGATTACAAAAGAGCAGTAGAAAATCTTAAAAAAGTATTGGTGGTTGATCCGAAATCAGCACAGGCTTATTTAAGTCTTGGTGATGCTTATTACGGAGAGCGTAATGTAAACGAAGCTTATAGTGCTTATCGTAATGCATACGACAACGATAATACATTGTTAATGGCTAAAATTAAATTAGCAGCAATTACTAAAAATGCAAAAGCTTTCCCGGAAGCAGTAAAAGCATTTAACGAAATCGTTGCTACACATCCGAATTACGGTCCGGTTTACAGAGAATTAGCTGAAACGTATTACCACTGGGGAGCAAGTGAAACATCGAATTACAATGCATACGTAAAAAAAGCATTGGAATACTATGAGAAGTATATGAGCCTTACCGATTACTCTTTAGAATCTCGTATGCGTCATGCTGACTTCCTGATCTTGGCGAAAGATTACAAAGCATTGGAAGCGGAAGCTAAAAAAATGCAACAATTGGATAAAGTGAATCCGAGAATCTTACGTTATTTAGGTTATTCGGCTTACGAGAACGGAAACTATCAGGAAAGTGTGAAAGCACTAAATGAGTTTATCGCTAAAGCGGAAGCTAAGAAAATCATCGCAAGAGATTATTTACATTTAGGATTAGCTAAAATTGGTTTATCTAAAGGTGCTGACGGAAAATATGAAAAAGTAATGTTCGATCAGGGAGTAGACGAAATCAACAAAGCAGTTGAAAAAGACCCGGCTATTGCTACTGAATTAAACGAAATCGGATTAAAACTTTTCAAAGAGAAATTCTACAGAGAAGCAGGTAAAATCTTCGAAGTTGCTGTTAAAAACACAAAATCGAAAAACTACTTGTATGATAACTTCTATTTAGGATATGCATTGTACTTTAACTACGATGAGAAAACATCTCCGAAAGAAGAGTTAGCTAAAGCAGATGTAGCTTTTACAAATGTAATTGCAGCTTCTCCTACAACACAGGATGCGCAATTATACAAAGCGAAAGTAAACCGTACAATTGATACTCCGGAATCTAAAAAAGTAATGGTTTCTGCATACGAACAATATGTTAAAATCGTAAAAGAAAAAGGCGAAACTGAAAAAGCAAAAAATAACCTGATTGAAGCGTATACGTATGTTGGAGCATACTATGCAAATAACGGTGAAAAAGCAAAAGCAGTGGAAAACCTTAAAGAGCTTTTAGTATTAGAACCAGGAAATAAATATGCTACTGATACATTGAAAAAATTGTAA